A segment of the Desulfobulbaceae bacterium genome:
TACCGAATCTAACCTCACGAATTGGCTTTGATGCGTATTCATCATCAGACACTGATGGAACAATTGCTGCATTTTCTTGGGATTTTGGTGATGGCGATACCGCTGCTGGTGAATATGTCGAGCATGAGTTCCTGGTTGTTGGTGACTACACAGTGGTACTGACGATTGTTGATGATGAAGGTGCAAGCGCTCAAGATCAGATGATTATTTCTGTGGTTGAGCCACCGATTGCCAATACCCCTCCAGTTGCCGCAGTGTCTGCCAGCACCACCCAGCATAGGCTCCATTTTGACTGGGAGTACACAGTTTCACCCGACTTGGCAGGGTTCAATCTTTATCAGAATGGAATTCCAATTTGCAATGTTCCCGATGCAACAGCACGACAGGCCGACTGCCTTGCCTTTGTTGATTCGGGTATTGTTGAGTTTTGGCTCACATCCTATGATGTCAACGGAGTTGAGACGGCTCCTTCTGAAATCTTTATTTTTGATAGCTCCGCAATTCTTCCCGTTGCGGTAACTGGAGATGCTCCGTTTTCGGTACATTTTAGTTCTGGTGGTACATTTGATGTAGATGGCACCATTGTATCCTATGAGTGGGGGTTTGGTGATGGAACCATTGCAACTGGTTCAACAGTAGAACATACCTTCGACTTGCCCGGAACCTATACTGTGACACTAACTGTAACCGACGATGCTGGTGACAGTGCTCAGGCAACTACCGAAATTACGGTTACTGGTATAATAAATCTGCCCCCGACAGTCACCGGTGGAGCGTTCACAACAGATGAAAATAAGTCCATTACGGCGTCACTTTCTGCCTTTGATCCGGAGGGCGAGCAGCTATCCTTTATTTTAACTGAAAATGGCTCTCTAGGAACGGCGACTATTACCAATACGACATCGGGGTTATTCACCTATGTTCCAAAGACAGGGGTGAGTGGCAGCGACACCTTCACCTTTAAGGTTAATGATGGTCTTCAAGACTCAGCGTTAGCCCAAGTTGCTATAACAATTGTTAATGTTAACTCTGTGCCAGTGGCTCAACCAGTCAGTGTTTCAACCAGCGAAGACACCTCGGTGATCGGTCAGTTAAACGGTTCCGATTCAGACAGTGACCCGTTGACCTACACGATTATAACGGCTCCGGTAAATGGTACAGTTGCCTTGTCAGATGCAACCAGTCCACAATTTACCTACTCACCAAACGCAGATTTCAATGGAACGGATAGTTTCACCTACTTGGTGAATGATGGAGTTGTAAACTCCGCCCCAGCCACAGTGAGCATAACCATTTCCCCAGTCAACGATGTACCGATTGCAGCAGACGATTTTGCTACAACTGACGAAGACACCTCGGTGAGCATTGATGTCCTCGCTAATGACAGTGATATTGATGGCGATCCATTAACTGTTGTCGCTGTAACTACAGGAGGAAACGGCACGGTTTCTCTGTCTGGCAGCACCATCATTTATACGCCGAGTGCTGATTTTTACGGGATTGATACGTTCTCATACGCCATCGGTGACGGACATGGTGGGATTAGTGCCCCAGCAACTGTTACGATAACAGTTCGACCAGTCAATGATTTTCCTGTTGTGCAAGCAGTATCAGTCACTGTGGTAAGTGGAGCAATGACCGTGATCGATGTATTGCAAACAGCATCCGATATTGATGGCGATACGCTTGCGATATCTTCTGTGACCGCATCAGCAAACGCAGTAGCGCTTATCGTAAACGGGAGCATAGAGTACACAGCAAACCCTGGTTTTTGGGGCGACGATACCTTGGCCTATACGATTAGTGATGGAAAGGGTGCTGAAACAAGTGGTGTTGTGACTGTTACAGTTGAGCAACCTATGTCCCAAATAACCTTCTCATGGGATTTTGATCCAGCCGTTTCGGTAAAAGGCTTTAATTTCTACAGAAATGGAACGAAGATTTGCGGCACACAGGATACTGCTATTAGAGAATTTAGCTGTACTGCGCCAGTTGTTGAAGGCCATCAATCCTTCGCGATAACAGCAATTGATTCAGCAGGGATTGAATCAACACTTTCTAACCTCATTCAGTATGGGGTCGTGGCGACGCAAACTGTTGAACCTCCACCAGCCCCGGTTCCAGAGCCTGAACAGCTGGTTACCTATTCCTGGACTTATACTGGTGATGCGACAACTCTTCTTGGGTTTAGACTCTATATGAACGGCACGGCAATCTGTGATACTTCCGACCCAGGCGCTCGTAGCTTAAACTGTAAAATTCCGCTGACAAGTGATACTAAAATCTTTACTGTAACCTCTATTGATAAGGACGGTGTGGAAAGCGCGTTTTCAAATTCGATCCAGTACTGAGTGTTTTCGTAAAGTAGGGCACCGCAGTTTCGTCATCGAAGGCGGATTTTATGCCCGGTCTTTTCAGATGCTATCTGCGAGCGCAGCTCGGCAAGCCAGAACACTCCGAACCCCATGGATTGCCACGTCGTTGTCACTCCTCGCAATGACACACAGAACTTTTTGCACTGCCTTTAAAACTTAATCAGTTAACCAAAATCCCCCTTGTCCCCCTTTGAAAAGGGGGATCTAGGGGGATTTTAAAAATTCATTAAGCCGTCAGACAAAAACAACTTGGATTTTTTAGGTTCATGAACGGC
Coding sequences within it:
- a CDS encoding tandem-95 repeat protein, coding for MSKKILSFFCALIVGGQLSVAQAELLPLTVNWSYSGSAAAYILYKDGLQVCSSSDPVAEQMTCNVFIEDVPMIFTLTAVDTDGIESPQSAPYTLNPPVQDSYGNYIPQPSITVDVSAGEAPLAVSFDASGSIDVLGSINSYEWSFGDGSTGTGQFINHSFTAPGSYLVTLTVVDNQAASAEATVTITVNDPGVVTLAPNVAPVALITATPIPNLTSRIGFDAYSSSDTDGTIAAFSWDFGDGDTAAGEYVEHEFLVVGDYTVVLTIVDDEGASAQDQMIISVVEPPIANTPPVAAVSASTTQHRLHFDWEYTVSPDLAGFNLYQNGIPICNVPDATARQADCLAFVDSGIVEFWLTSYDVNGVETAPSEIFIFDSSAILPVAVTGDAPFSVHFSSGGTFDVDGTIVSYEWGFGDGTIATGSTVEHTFDLPGTYTVTLTVTDDAGDSAQATTEITVTGIINLPPTVTGGAFTTDENKSITASLSAFDPEGEQLSFILTENGSLGTATITNTTSGLFTYVPKTGVSGSDTFTFKVNDGLQDSALAQVAITIVNVNSVPVAQPVSVSTSEDTSVIGQLNGSDSDSDPLTYTIITAPVNGTVALSDATSPQFTYSPNADFNGTDSFTYLVNDGVVNSAPATVSITISPVNDVPIAADDFATTDEDTSVSIDVLANDSDIDGDPLTVVAVTTGGNGTVSLSGSTIIYTPSADFYGIDTFSYAIGDGHGGISAPATVTITVRPVNDFPVVQAVSVTVVSGAMTVIDVLQTASDIDGDTLAISSVTASANAVALIVNGSIEYTANPGFWGDDTLAYTISDGKGAETSGVVTVTVEQPMSQITFSWDFDPAVSVKGFNFYRNGTKICGTQDTAIREFSCTAPVVEGHQSFAITAIDSAGIESTLSNLIQYGVVATQTVEPPPAPVPEPEQLVTYSWTYTGDATTLLGFRLYMNGTAICDTSDPGARSLNCKIPLTSDTKIFTVTSIDKDGVESAFSNSIQY